Within the Aquabacterium sp. A3 genome, the region TTTGGCGTCCTCGGGCCACTGAATCAAGCCCATGCCTTCGTTGAGGTCCTTCATCAACTTCGGCAGCTTCAGCAGGAATGCCTTGCGCAGTTGCGGGTGCCCCTTGGGCTGCACGCTCAGCACCAACTCCCGTCCGGCCTCTTTCATCCGCTGGGCCAGCGCCGACTGCGGCCCCTCGCGGGAGGCGGCCATCACCTGCACCTGGCTCCAGATTTGCGTCAGAAACTCCCGCACGAAGGTCGGGAGCTCCACATCGGCCAGCTCTTTGTGCAAAACCTGCATGTAGCGCTGGTGCACCCGCAGGTCGGCCTCGCGCCCCATCAGCATCGACTGGATGGCGCCGACGTCGTCGTCATCGGCGGCCTGCATGCTGTCGATGAAGGATTCCAGCTCCACCAGCTTGGCCTCGTAGAGGTCCATGCGCTCGAAGTCGCCCTCCACCACCTCGCTGACCAGGTTCGTGACGCGTTGCACGCATTCCAGCCCGGCGCCGCTGTCCAGGTCGTCGAACGCTGCAGACAGGTTGGCGATGCGGTTGACGAAGCGCCGAACCGGGTGCCGCCGCGAACTGAAGAAGCGAGAATCGCTCAGTGCCACCCTCAGCACAGGCATCTGCAGGCGCGCGATCTGCCGGGCCATCTGGGGGGCGACTTTGGGATCCGACAAGACCTGGTCGAACAAGGCGGCCACGATGTCGATGATCATCTGATCCAGCGGCGCGCCACCGCGGGCCTGAATCAGCTCCTCGCGGTGCGTGCGGATCATGTTGGGCGCCATCAGCGGGCCGGCAAAACCGGCGGCGGCCGTGGCATCGACACCACCCGCCCCCAAAGCGGCGGTCTCTACGGGCCCCGCCGCCCCGCCGGCCGCCATGTTGACCATGGCGATGCGGCGCAGCAGATCCTGAAAATCCGCGTTGCCCGCCGCCTCGGCCAAGGGGGCAGGCCCGGTGGCCGATCCCGGCATGGTGTGGGCGCCGTGGCTTTGGTCCTGCCAAGGTGTGGGCACCCCGAACATGTGGCTGAGCACCTGCGCCACGCGTTCTCCGGCGTGACCGCCTGGGCCGCCACCCATGGGCCGGGTGTGCAACTCGCCGCCCGTGGAAGAGGGAGAGGATGACGATGAGGCCAATGGCGCGGGCGCCGTTTGCAGACCCATGCCGCTGGTGGTGCTGGCCGTGGCACGGCGACGCACGGTGGGCGGCAGAGGCTCAATCCCCTGGCGCCGCAAGGCTCCCACCAATTGCTCGTAAGCGGGTGCTAAAGCGTCGGGCAAGAGCGTGGTCCACAGGTCGATCAGGGTCTGAACGGCGGGGCGCTCCACCCCCTCCCGGGCCAGGCTGTCCAGCAAGGCCTTGGTCACCACCTGAGGCCGGAAAGGGTGGGGCGGCGCCTCGTCGGTGTCGGTGGCCCCGCTCAGGGCGCTGAGCTGGGCATGAAGCGTGGCCAGGTGGGTGTCGCAGCGGGTGCTGACGGTTTGGGCCAGCCGATCGGCCGCTACCGACCGGTCGACCGTGTCGTCATCGACCAGACTGAGTGCCGACCAGTCCGGCGCTGCGCTCTCGCTCAGGGGGCTGTGGGCACTGTGCCGCCCCCACTTGTCCAGAGACTCTCGCATGGCCCGCGCAAACGCCGGCCACAACTTCGAGCGGCAGCGGGCCAACTGCTGCTCGGCATCCATCCATTCCTGGCGCTTGACCGCCTGCGTGCTGGCCGCGGCCAGGTGCGGGAGCTGGGTCAGGGAGCGATCCACCAGGTCGGCCACCGCCTGCTGGAACACGTCCAGGGCGGTCTGGGCAACGGCTTCGGTACGGTGATCGGTCACGGCTTTTTCCAGCGGGCTGTGGGCAGGTTCGCCCTCGGCGCTCCCAGGAGCACCTTCTCATCGTGATGTATCGGCCTGGACGGGAAAAACTGCAGCCTTGTTGCGAATTGTCACAAGCCGATGTGCGGGAATCTGTGCGGTCAGGGGGGGGCGTTGAAAAGCCGTTGACGCAAGACAGCAGACAATCGTTCTGAGACATTGCCGGGAGGGGGCTCAAGCTCCGATACAATAACCGGTTGACCCCATTCAATGTCATCGTCCCTCCAGTCCCTAAGGATACCCATGAGCAATCAGCCAGTGGACCCAAGCCGTCGGACCTGGGTGACCATGGCCTGCGCCGCCGGTGGCGTAGGCGGCGTGGCCACCGCCATCCCCTTTGTGTCGACCTTTCAACCCTCCGAGCGGGCACGTGCCGCCGGGGCTGCCGTCGAGGCAGACATCAGCGCGCTCAAGCCGGGCGAGATGATGACGGTCGAATGGCGTGGCAAACCTGTGTGGATCATGCGCCGCACAGAAGAGCAACTGGCTGCCCTGCCCAAGCTCGACCCTCAACTGGCCGACCCGGCCTCCGAGCTCAAGCCTGAAGAGTGCCCCGAGTACGCACGCAACACCCACCGCTCCATCAAGCCCGATGTGCTGGTGACGGTGGGCATCTGCACGCACCTGGGCTGTTCGCCGACGGCCAAGTTCCAGACCGGCGCGCAGCCTTCGCTGCCTGACGACTGGGCAGGCGGCTTCCTGTGCCCCTGCCACGGCTCCACCTTCGACCTGGCGGGCCGCGTGTTCAAGAACAAGCCGGCACCCACCAACCTTGAAGTGCCTCCCCACATGTACCTGTCTGACACCAAGCTGCTGATTGGTGAAGACAAGAAGGCCTGACAGGAGACCCCAAGATGGCTGAAATGAAACAAGCACCGGCCGGAGCTTCGGCTGGCGTGAAGTTGATGACGTGGATCGACAACCGATTCCCGGCGACCAAAATGTACAAGGAGCACATGTCCGAGTACTACGCGCCGAAGAACTTCAACTTCTGGTATTTCTTCGGTTCGCTGGCCATGCTCGTGCTGGTGATCCAGATCGTGACCGGCATCTTCCTGGTCATGCACTACAAGCCGGACGCCAACCTGGCGTTCGCCTCGGTCGAGTACATCATGCGTGATGTGCCCTGGGGCTGGCTGATCCGCTACCTGCACTCCACCGGCGCCTCGGCGTTCTTTGTGGTGGTCTACCTGCACATGTTCCGTGGGCTGTTGTACGGTTCCTACCGCACACCGCGTGAACTGGTCTGGATCTTCGGTTGCCTGATCTTCCTGTGCCTGATGGCCGAAGCCTTCATGGGCTACCTGCTGCCCTGGGGTCAGATGTCGTTCTGGGGCGCCCAGGTGATCATCAACCTGTTTGCCGCCATTCCCTTCGTCGGTCCTGACCTGGCCCTGCTGATCCGCGGTGACTTCGTCGTGGGCGATGCCACCCTGAACCGATTCTTCTCGCTGCACGTGATCGCCGTGCCCCTGGTCCTGCTGGGCCTGGTGGTGGCGCACATCATTGCGCTGCACGAAGTCGGCTCGAACAACCCGGACGGTGTCGAGATCAAGCAAGGTCCCAAGGACGCCAATGGCCACCCGCTGGACGGCATCCCCTTCCACCCCTACTACTCGGTGCACGACATCATGGGTGTGGCTGGCTTCCTGATCCTGTTCTCGGCCGTGGTGTTCTTCGCCCCTGAGTTCGGCGGCTACTTCCTGGAGTTCAACAACTTCATCCCGGCCGATCCGTACAAGACCCCACCGCACATTGCGCCGGTCTGGTACTTCACCCCCTTCTACTCCATGCTGCGCGCCACCACGTCCGAGATGACGACGGTGTTTGCGGCTCTGGTCGTGGTGGGCGGTGTGCTCAACCTCGTCAAGGGTTCGGGCACCGGCAAGACCAAACTGCTGCTGCTGGTGGGCTCCATTGTTCTGGCGGTGCTGCTGAAGACCTTCGACGCGAAGTTCTGGGGCGTGGCCGTGATGGGCGGTGCCGTGGTCATCCTGGCGTTTTTGCCCTGGTTGGACAAGAGCCCTGTCAAGTCCATCCGCTACCGTCCAGGCTGGCACAAGGTCATCTATGGCGTGTTCGTGGTCAACTTCGTCATCCTCGGCTGGTTGGGCATTGAGCCGCCGTCACCGGTGTACGAGCGCATTTCGCAAGTTGGCACGCTGCTGTATCTGGGCTTTTTCTTCCTGATGCCTTTCTGGAGTCAGATGGGCACCTTCAAGCCCGTGCCTGATCGCGTGACCTTCAAGCCCCACTGATCGCAGGACCCGCAGACATGAAAAAAATCATTGCCTCTCTGCTGGCCGCACTGGCCATGGTCTCCGGCGCATACGCCGCCGGTGGCGCAGGCATCGCGCTCGACAAGTTCCCCAAAGAGCGCCTGTCCGATCTGGCTGCACTGCAAAACGGTGCCAAGCTGTTCGTGAACTACTGCCTGAACTGTCACTCGGCCGCGTTCATGCGCTACAACCGCCTGCGCGACATCGGCCTGACCGAGCAGCAGATCAAAGACAACCTGCTGTTCGCCACCGACAAGGTGGGTGACACCATGAAGGTGTCGCTGGCTGACCGTGATGCCAAGGCCTGGTTCGGTGCGGTGCCTCCAGACCTGACCCTGGTGGCCCGTTCACGCTCCAGCCACGCTGGCTCGGGTGCCGACTACCTCTACACGTACTTGCGCACTTTCTACCGTGACGACACCCGTCCCACCGGTTGGAACAACCTCGCGTTCGCCAACGTCGGCATGCCTCACGTGATGTGGGAGCTGCAGGGCCAACGTGCGGCCAAGTTCGTTGAAGCGGCTGATCCGCACGATCCCAGCAAGAAGATCCACACCTTCGAAGGCTTCGAGCAATTGACGCCCGGTACCATGTCGCCCCAGGAGTTCGACAGCGCCATGGCCGACTTGGTGGCTTACCTCCAGTGGATGTCTGAGCCCGTGGCACAGCAGCGCGTTCGCATCGGTGTGGGCGTTCTGATCTTCCTGTCGATCTTCCTGTTCATTGCCTGGCGTCTGAATGCCGCCTTCTGGAAAGACGTGAAGTGATGCGTCGCTCCCTGTGGGGTTGACCTGCAGGGGGCGTCACGGCGCAGTGGCCCGCCTCGCGCGGCCACTGCGCTTCATTGTTTTGTAGCGGACGCTTGTCCGCCCACCTAGAGACTCTTTGAGGAGCCCACCGCCATGATGGTGCTGTATTCCGGAACGACCTGCCCCTATTCGCACCGCTGCCGTTTCGTCCTGTTCGAAAAGGGCATGGATTTTGAAATTCGCGATGTGGACATCTACGCCAAGCCGGAAGACATCGCGCTGATGAACCCGTACAACGAGGTGCCCATCCTGGTTGAGCGCGATCTCATCCTGTACGAGTCGCACATCATCAACGAGTACATCGACGAGCGTTTCCCGCATCCGCAACTGATGCCGGGTGACCCCGTGGCCCGCGCCCGCGTGCGCCTGTTCCTGTTGAACTTCGAAAAAGAGCTGTTTGCCCATGTGAACACCCTGGAAGGCCGCAGTGGCGTCAAGGCCAATGACAAGCAGCTGGAGAAGGCTCGCTCGCAGATCCGCGACCGTCTCACGCAGCTGGCCCCGATCTTCTTGAAGAACAAGTACATGCTGGGCGACGACTTCTCCATGCTGGATG harbors:
- a CDS encoding DUF1631 family protein, giving the protein MTDHRTEAVAQTALDVFQQAVADLVDRSLTQLPHLAAASTQAVKRQEWMDAEQQLARCRSKLWPAFARAMRESLDKWGRHSAHSPLSESAAPDWSALSLVDDDTVDRSVAADRLAQTVSTRCDTHLATLHAQLSALSGATDTDEAPPHPFRPQVVTKALLDSLAREGVERPAVQTLIDLWTTLLPDALAPAYEQLVGALRRQGIEPLPPTVRRRATASTTSGMGLQTAPAPLASSSSSPSSTGGELHTRPMGGGPGGHAGERVAQVLSHMFGVPTPWQDQSHGAHTMPGSATGPAPLAEAAGNADFQDLLRRIAMVNMAAGGAAGPVETAALGAGGVDATAAAGFAGPLMAPNMIRTHREELIQARGGAPLDQMIIDIVAALFDQVLSDPKVAPQMARQIARLQMPVLRVALSDSRFFSSRRHPVRRFVNRIANLSAAFDDLDSGAGLECVQRVTNLVSEVVEGDFERMDLYEAKLVELESFIDSMQAADDDDVGAIQSMLMGREADLRVHQRYMQVLHKELADVELPTFVREFLTQIWSQVQVMAASREGPQSALAQRMKEAGRELVLSVQPKGHPQLRKAFLLKLPKLMKDLNEGMGLIQWPEDAKQAFFAQLLPAHAECLKAAPAHDLTQRMLEHRLNKVEQIKIPSRDEAANDPLPAESTDVRSPPTLTVVGAFTPQEAAQAGLVSEAAVAEEAALDINLCDPPGTDPSLAELDIDLDSPPPPAQGLQLVHHIQKGTAYQMMMQGQWKKVRLTWVSEGRTFFIFTHGGMHKKTISLTARTLAKMCDSGRFRAFEQAELIERATVRARRQLAALQTGQRPRDAA
- a CDS encoding cytochrome c1, which gives rise to MKKIIASLLAALAMVSGAYAAGGAGIALDKFPKERLSDLAALQNGAKLFVNYCLNCHSAAFMRYNRLRDIGLTEQQIKDNLLFATDKVGDTMKVSLADRDAKAWFGAVPPDLTLVARSRSSHAGSGADYLYTYLRTFYRDDTRPTGWNNLAFANVGMPHVMWELQGQRAAKFVEAADPHDPSKKIHTFEGFEQLTPGTMSPQEFDSAMADLVAYLQWMSEPVAQQRVRIGVGVLIFLSIFLFIAWRLNAAFWKDVK
- the petA gene encoding ubiquinol-cytochrome c reductase iron-sulfur subunit, yielding MSNQPVDPSRRTWVTMACAAGGVGGVATAIPFVSTFQPSERARAAGAAVEADISALKPGEMMTVEWRGKPVWIMRRTEEQLAALPKLDPQLADPASELKPEECPEYARNTHRSIKPDVLVTVGICTHLGCSPTAKFQTGAQPSLPDDWAGGFLCPCHGSTFDLAGRVFKNKPAPTNLEVPPHMYLSDTKLLIGEDKKA
- a CDS encoding glutathione S-transferase N-terminal domain-containing protein, whose amino-acid sequence is MMVLYSGTTCPYSHRCRFVLFEKGMDFEIRDVDIYAKPEDIALMNPYNEVPILVERDLILYESHIINEYIDERFPHPQLMPGDPVARARVRLFLLNFEKELFAHVNTLEGRSGVKANDKQLEKARSQIRDRLTQLAPIFLKNKYMLGDDFSMLDVAIAPLLWRLDYYGIELSKNALPLLKYAERIFSRPAYIEALTPSEKVMRK
- a CDS encoding cytochrome b — translated: MAEMKQAPAGASAGVKLMTWIDNRFPATKMYKEHMSEYYAPKNFNFWYFFGSLAMLVLVIQIVTGIFLVMHYKPDANLAFASVEYIMRDVPWGWLIRYLHSTGASAFFVVVYLHMFRGLLYGSYRTPRELVWIFGCLIFLCLMAEAFMGYLLPWGQMSFWGAQVIINLFAAIPFVGPDLALLIRGDFVVGDATLNRFFSLHVIAVPLVLLGLVVAHIIALHEVGSNNPDGVEIKQGPKDANGHPLDGIPFHPYYSVHDIMGVAGFLILFSAVVFFAPEFGGYFLEFNNFIPADPYKTPPHIAPVWYFTPFYSMLRATTSEMTTVFAALVVVGGVLNLVKGSGTGKTKLLLLVGSIVLAVLLKTFDAKFWGVAVMGGAVVILAFLPWLDKSPVKSIRYRPGWHKVIYGVFVVNFVILGWLGIEPPSPVYERISQVGTLLYLGFFFLMPFWSQMGTFKPVPDRVTFKPH